A DNA window from Aestuariispira ectoiniformans contains the following coding sequences:
- a CDS encoding CCDC34 family protein: MDSIIDFLDAYRAIIGAVVVTLLATVIIIKWWDEVKLFWKSVGYGLPLIGKVSRLSKDTARDSSGWFQSEKALCHSFYSDIKKIAADPQMFDRATSYLGKVQERGRNELSLFMWVVIVALVFVEALGFAYVLSGYTLPGASEKMQVQGAFGIAFLISCVLVWLTHSAGSEFHKRSLIKKARTWWQHDQSPERPNLIGARNDVSLENDHFDDGMPSYLQIVHRLDTNARVTPGFPIWSTIAFAAIAFVAIGATVVRYETYKQERVAESTLGSVSTSEGGFSLENLMGNSELPSAITEPQAEADKAAEDESAGSRDTANFTTYAILAVLFVLIQVMGIGIGYRTGFAGRESKKARGIIQDFNSRAEYETWYERKRDAIARIAQKHLSALQSKLAQYAQEMSIDREDRNILHSAADRTFPVHYENQLKEEERLRRTSEAITSERKRTVTPTASAVDAMATNENIRTKAEPPDTRTETPEEMEARLRAELMAEATRAAEPKETEEQMRERLRREMGISDN; encoded by the coding sequence ATGGATTCTATCATTGATTTTCTGGATGCCTACCGCGCCATCATTGGTGCCGTGGTCGTAACGCTGCTTGCAACAGTCATCATCATCAAATGGTGGGACGAGGTAAAACTTTTTTGGAAGAGCGTCGGCTACGGCCTTCCGCTGATCGGCAAGGTCAGCCGCCTTTCAAAAGACACAGCACGCGATAGCTCGGGATGGTTCCAGTCAGAGAAGGCCCTGTGTCATTCCTTCTATTCCGACATCAAAAAAATTGCCGCTGATCCTCAGATGTTTGACCGTGCCACCAGTTATCTGGGCAAAGTACAAGAGCGTGGTCGTAACGAACTCAGCCTCTTCATGTGGGTCGTCATCGTCGCCCTGGTCTTCGTGGAAGCCCTCGGCTTTGCCTATGTGCTGTCGGGTTATACACTGCCGGGTGCCAGCGAAAAAATGCAGGTGCAGGGCGCCTTCGGCATCGCATTTCTAATTTCCTGTGTACTTGTCTGGCTCACCCACAGTGCCGGTTCTGAATTCCATAAGCGCAGCTTAATCAAAAAGGCCCGCACCTGGTGGCAGCACGATCAGTCGCCGGAGCGGCCGAATTTGATTGGTGCCCGAAATGACGTGTCTCTCGAGAATGACCATTTTGATGACGGCATGCCGAGCTATCTACAAATCGTTCACCGTCTGGACACCAATGCCCGCGTAACACCTGGTTTCCCAATTTGGTCTACCATCGCTTTCGCGGCCATCGCATTTGTTGCGATTGGGGCAACTGTTGTTCGGTATGAAACCTATAAGCAGGAACGTGTAGCAGAATCCACGCTGGGATCCGTTTCGACATCTGAGGGCGGTTTTTCCCTTGAAAACCTGATGGGGAATTCGGAACTGCCTTCCGCGATAACGGAGCCTCAAGCAGAAGCAGACAAAGCCGCGGAAGATGAAAGTGCTGGTTCTCGGGATACGGCCAACTTTACCACCTACGCAATTCTGGCGGTTCTGTTCGTCCTTATTCAGGTCATGGGTATTGGTATCGGCTATCGCACCGGATTTGCCGGGCGAGAATCGAAGAAGGCTCGAGGCATCATTCAGGACTTCAACAGCCGGGCGGAATATGAAACCTGGTACGAGCGCAAGAGAGATGCCATCGCGCGCATTGCACAAAAGCATTTGTCAGCCCTGCAAAGCAAACTGGCCCAATATGCACAGGAAATGAGTATTGATCGTGAAGATCGCAATATTCTGCACTCTGCTGCGGACCGGACTTTCCCGGTTCATTATGAGAACCAGTTGAAGGAAGAAGAGCGTCTCCGTCGCACCAGTGAGGCCATCACCAGCGAACGAAAACGAACCGTGACACCAACGGCTTCCGCGGTCGACGCAATGGCCACAAATGAGAACATTCGTACGAAGGCTGAGCCCCCCGACACAAGAACAGAAACGCCGGAAGAGATGGAAGCCCGCCTCCGTGCGGAGCTAATGGCGGAAGCCACCAGAGCGGCGGAGCCCAAAGAAACCGAAGAGCAGATGCGTGAACGGCTGCGCAGAGAAATGGGGATTTCCGACAATTGA
- a CDS encoding DUF5655 domain-containing protein: protein MTEERIEWFFCNACKQKTKHFVRGEYNKHDDDDNQMVWFKQRMLIIECCGCENLELVKMTLFSEDVEYFDKPYKGESDNQGKWDEVIYPPVTYRNPPAWFEDLPDPTLREISDEIYNSLQTGSHYLATFGSRTLIDRLIVLTVGDKGNFQKGLQALQDGGMLSQHEREILNPVVDAGNAAAHRGWAPTKEQIAVILDTVEGLIHRLLVLPKLAEELEEAVPSRGGSVKVKAGKPVVTVKDKIEAAPKDLRAVYDKLAGTLRALGDDVTIHPQKHYMAFRRNRNFASVQIYNQKRVVRVYLNLDPDTVDMDPMMMRDVRQIGHFGTGDLEITIKSKKDIENVSALIAMSYEAS from the coding sequence ATGACTGAAGAGCGAATTGAATGGTTTTTCTGCAATGCCTGTAAGCAGAAGACCAAGCATTTTGTTCGCGGCGAATACAACAAGCATGATGACGACGACAATCAGATGGTTTGGTTTAAGCAACGCATGCTGATAATTGAATGCTGTGGTTGCGAGAATCTTGAACTTGTCAAGATGACGCTGTTTTCGGAAGATGTTGAATATTTTGATAAACCGTATAAAGGCGAATCTGACAACCAGGGAAAATGGGACGAGGTAATCTATCCGCCCGTCACCTACCGCAATCCGCCAGCGTGGTTTGAAGACCTTCCAGACCCTACTCTTCGTGAGATTTCAGACGAAATCTATAATTCCCTTCAAACCGGCTCTCATTATCTCGCAACGTTCGGTTCGCGGACGTTGATAGATCGCTTGATTGTGTTGACTGTTGGTGACAAGGGTAATTTCCAGAAAGGTCTACAAGCCTTGCAGGACGGCGGCATGCTGTCTCAACACGAACGAGAAATCTTGAATCCCGTAGTCGATGCGGGTAACGCCGCTGCCCATCGCGGTTGGGCACCAACGAAAGAGCAAATCGCCGTCATACTGGACACGGTTGAAGGGCTGATACATCGGCTTCTTGTATTGCCGAAACTGGCTGAAGAGCTGGAAGAAGCTGTTCCGAGCCGAGGCGGTAGCGTGAAAGTGAAGGCTGGGAAGCCAGTTGTCACGGTAAAGGACAAAATCGAGGCTGCACCAAAGGACTTGCGGGCAGTCTATGACAAACTTGCTGGGACGCTTCGGGCATTAGGCGACGATGTAACTATTCACCCACAGAAGCATTATATGGCATTTCGGCGAAACCGGAACTTTGCGTCAGTCCAAATATACAATCAAAAACGTGTTGTGCGCGTTTACTTGAACCTTGATCCCGACACCGTTGACATGGATCCAATGATGATGCGTGACGTGCGCCAAATCGGGCATTTCGGCACCGGCGACTTGGAAATCACAATCAAGTCGAAGAAAGATATCGAAAATGTATCCGCACTCATTGCGATGAGCTACGAAGCATCCTAA
- a CDS encoding DMT family transporter — translation MTSSIAWILLIISGLLDVAWAVSMKYADGYSRPGWSVLSLGLLAAFVYLLGRSLAVLPVGTAYAVWTGIGAVGTTALGVFLFQEPVNAIRLCSVFLVVAGIAGLKLSS, via the coding sequence ATGACCTCTTCAATTGCCTGGATATTGCTCATAATATCCGGATTGCTTGATGTCGCCTGGGCCGTCAGCATGAAATATGCTGACGGCTACAGCCGGCCTGGCTGGTCGGTCCTGTCTCTCGGATTGCTCGCGGCTTTCGTCTATCTTCTTGGACGGTCACTGGCAGTATTGCCGGTGGGAACCGCCTATGCGGTCTGGACAGGTATTGGTGCGGTCGGCACCACCGCATTGGGAGTTTTTCTGTTCCAGGAGCCTGTCAACGCCATCCGCCTGTGCTCCGTCTTCCTCGTCGTCGCGGGGATTGCAGGACTGAAGCTGTCATCGTAA
- a CDS encoding FecR domain-containing protein, which translates to MATPQNQGGETGQSGMPARQLSDGDFDAQPAATQIVVDGAETVIVPHGTLILDAEYSRVGHDLVLTGPGGDEVHLQDYFLGDIAPDLMTEGGAVITAAMATRMAGPLAPGQYAQAGDADVLGQPIGTIEGLEGAATAIHADGTRETLQNGDPVFADDILETGSDGALGIVFVDKSTMSMGEDGRIILDDMVYDPSTHLGAQSFNIVRGAFVFASGVIGKNDPDSVSVSTPVATIGIRGTKYGVDVAAVGGETTVTLFEGAVTVGNSYGVSLLAAFGDSTQVASSLSSPSDVFSLDPGGQHDTYGRALDLHPPQPHIDPSELNHSNHGQNDAPSGDGGGVDAASGPAGADAGVGNQAFLDQFDQTVAGAAADTGTGADDGVDTLPGDDGATGSPAGDQSGTVGAGDNNNAQQDVTGTTSDTAPDPAPAPDPDPGSGGSDGGVTISGTEGNDILSVSFSQGDDLSTSTSVEGGGGDDLLKIHLDGSSDQWVSALGELRDAYNALHDGSATDLNISALNLNISDVEDLQVSVGDEVYDLNQVNLRLGGNGTDVFEGTAGTDVLVGGNGDDTLVGNGGDDLLLGGRGNDIMQIAATALTGGELGSHQDYSAVVNDALGADSSLKLSNFDTSGVDGGQGMDTVRVVSHSGDSVTLEDGGYQGLHNVEVLDMTGIEGPLNASLSLADVVDMTDDNNTLTVVFNDNDGSQTQHTLTVQHHDDGGDSLQIDGRNPGDLPADGAINWDGHAIQIMAEVHPDAS; encoded by the coding sequence ATGGCAACGCCGCAAAACCAGGGCGGAGAGACAGGACAATCGGGAATGCCTGCAAGACAGCTTTCCGATGGGGATTTTGACGCTCAGCCTGCCGCCACACAGATTGTCGTGGACGGGGCGGAAACCGTCATCGTGCCTCATGGCACTCTTATCCTGGATGCGGAATACAGCCGTGTTGGCCATGACCTTGTCCTGACCGGGCCTGGCGGGGACGAGGTTCATCTTCAAGATTACTTCCTTGGCGATATCGCACCGGATCTCATGACCGAAGGCGGCGCGGTGATTACCGCTGCCATGGCGACACGCATGGCGGGGCCTTTGGCGCCCGGTCAATATGCGCAGGCAGGCGACGCGGATGTCCTGGGACAGCCGATCGGCACGATCGAAGGGCTTGAAGGGGCAGCGACTGCCATTCATGCGGACGGAACGCGGGAGACCTTGCAAAACGGTGACCCGGTTTTTGCCGATGACATTCTTGAAACCGGTTCCGACGGCGCCTTGGGTATCGTCTTCGTTGACAAGAGCACCATGTCCATGGGCGAGGACGGGCGCATTATCCTCGACGACATGGTCTATGACCCGTCGACCCATCTTGGCGCGCAAAGCTTTAACATCGTTCGCGGTGCTTTTGTTTTTGCCAGTGGCGTCATCGGCAAGAACGACCCGGACAGCGTTTCCGTCTCGACGCCGGTTGCCACAATCGGTATCCGCGGCACGAAATACGGTGTCGATGTTGCCGCCGTGGGTGGTGAGACCACTGTTACCCTTTTTGAGGGTGCGGTGACCGTTGGCAACAGTTATGGCGTTTCCCTTCTGGCGGCCTTCGGGGATTCCACCCAGGTGGCAAGTTCCCTGTCATCGCCGTCGGATGTCTTCTCCCTGGACCCGGGCGGACAGCATGACACTTATGGCCGCGCGTTGGATTTGCATCCACCGCAACCGCATATCGACCCCAGTGAATTGAATCACAGCAATCACGGTCAGAACGACGCACCATCAGGCGATGGCGGCGGCGTGGACGCGGCATCAGGGCCCGCCGGGGCCGACGCGGGGGTAGGGAACCAGGCCTTCCTGGACCAGTTTGACCAGACCGTGGCCGGTGCGGCGGCAGATACCGGCACGGGTGCGGATGATGGTGTCGATACACTCCCGGGTGACGACGGAGCGACCGGTTCCCCGGCAGGCGACCAGAGTGGCACGGTCGGCGCAGGCGACAACAACAACGCTCAGCAGGATGTCACTGGCACCACATCTGACACTGCCCCAGATCCTGCTCCAGCCCCTGACCCAGATCCAGGTTCGGGTGGGTCCGACGGGGGCGTGACGATTTCGGGCACGGAAGGGAATGATATCCTGTCGGTATCGTTCTCGCAGGGCGATGACCTTTCCACCTCAACCAGTGTTGAGGGCGGCGGGGGTGATGACCTGCTGAAAATCCACCTTGACGGTTCGTCGGATCAATGGGTAAGCGCATTGGGTGAATTGAGAGACGCCTATAATGCCCTGCATGACGGCAGTGCGACCGATTTGAATATCTCGGCGCTGAATCTCAATATCAGCGATGTGGAAGACCTGCAGGTTTCCGTCGGTGACGAGGTTTATGATCTCAACCAGGTCAATCTGAGGCTGGGAGGGAATGGGACAGACGTATTCGAAGGTACGGCTGGCACGGACGTTCTGGTCGGTGGGAATGGTGATGATACCTTGGTCGGTAACGGTGGGGATGACCTGTTGCTGGGTGGCCGTGGGAACGACATCATGCAGATTGCAGCGACAGCCCTGACGGGAGGCGAGCTAGGCAGTCACCAGGATTACAGCGCCGTCGTCAATGATGCATTGGGCGCGGATTCAAGCCTCAAGTTGAGCAATTTCGATACATCCGGCGTGGATGGTGGGCAGGGCATGGACACGGTCCGCGTTGTTTCTCACAGTGGTGACTCGGTTACCCTTGAGGATGGCGGTTATCAGGGCCTGCACAATGTCGAAGTTCTTGATATGACTGGTATTGAGGGGCCGTTGAACGCCTCGTTAAGTCTTGCCGATGTCGTGGATATGACCGACGACAATAACACTTTGACGGTTGTGTTTAATGATAATGATGGCAGTCAGACGCAACACACTTTGACGGTCCAGCATCATGACGATGGTGGTGATAGCCTCCAGATCGACGGCAGAAATCCGGGCGATCTACCGGCTGATGGTGCGATCAACTGGGACGGTCACGCAATCCAGATCATGGCCGAGGTGCATCCCGACGCGTCTTAA
- a CDS encoding substrate-binding periplasmic protein — protein MVWKSACSLPVLLSAFLSVAASASPLNKEIIFAYPPQGYPPYIITADGDGAPTGIVADAFSQISRETGYKVVFRQYPDRRAQILLQRGKIDAIAFAREWVQSPDNYRWTKPLLKVADHLIFDAHRVIKHADIQSLRGKMIGTMVAFIYPSFENAFNTQAITRTDAPAFRNLFLMLKSGRVDAVLLDERVAGWYIAQSPDLRPDDFAIRKPGFDAVGYRIMMPTLTPLGWEGFIEKYDKKLDQWKSNGHLQALISRYAIKLKQATRDGEDGS, from the coding sequence ATGGTATGGAAATCGGCCTGTTCATTGCCGGTTCTCCTCTCTGCCTTCCTGTCGGTTGCGGCTTCGGCCTCCCCTTTGAATAAGGAAATCATTTTTGCCTATCCCCCTCAGGGATACCCGCCCTATATCATCACCGCAGACGGCGACGGCGCCCCCACCGGTATTGTTGCAGACGCCTTTTCGCAGATTTCACGGGAGACCGGCTACAAGGTTGTCTTTCGCCAATATCCCGACCGGCGCGCGCAAATCCTGCTACAGCGTGGCAAGATCGACGCCATCGCCTTTGCCCGTGAGTGGGTCCAGTCGCCCGACAACTATCGTTGGACAAAGCCCCTCCTGAAAGTGGCCGACCATCTGATCTTCGATGCCCACAGGGTGATCAAACACGCCGACATCCAAAGCCTGCGCGGCAAGATGATCGGCACCATGGTTGCCTTCATCTACCCCAGCTTTGAAAACGCCTTTAATACCCAGGCAATCACACGAACAGATGCACCGGCGTTCAGGAACCTGTTCCTGATGCTTAAGTCCGGACGCGTCGATGCCGTCCTTCTGGATGAGCGTGTGGCCGGGTGGTATATCGCACAGTCTCCGGACCTTCGGCCAGACGACTTCGCCATCCGCAAACCCGGATTTGACGCTGTCGGCTATCGCATCATGATGCCAACCCTCACTCCGTTGGGCTGGGAGGGTTTCATTGAGAAATACGATAAGAAGCTGGATCAGTGGAAATCCAATGGCCATCTGCAGGCCCTCATCAGCCGCTACGCAATCAAGCTCAAGCAGGCTACCCGCGACGGTGAAGACGGCTCTTAA
- a CDS encoding YciI family protein, whose amino-acid sequence MAYVIECTDKANAIDIRKANREAHLIYLDSHKDRIIAAGPLLDSTGDGMIGSLLIMDFDNDADVEAFCSNDPYAKAGLFEKVSYRPWKKVYPAG is encoded by the coding sequence ATGGCCTATGTTATCGAATGCACAGACAAGGCGAACGCGATTGACATCCGCAAGGCAAACCGGGAAGCCCATCTGATCTATCTGGACAGCCACAAGGACAGAATTATTGCCGCCGGCCCCCTTCTCGACAGCACCGGTGACGGCATGATCGGCTCTCTCCTGATCATGGATTTCGATAATGACGCAGACGTGGAAGCCTTCTGCAGCAATGATCCCTATGCCAAGGCAGGACTGTTCGAAAAAGTCTCCTACCGCCCTTGGAAAAAGGTTTACCCGGCCGGTTAA
- a CDS encoding OmpA family protein, giving the protein MRGKKLVALVASTALISGCVTTGHDSGPMKSENACEYDTTTYIAAGAVAGAVLGLIIGGKKNRAAGALIGTAVGGIAGKATQSYLESRCRRLAEAKKQLKVATVETEQIQVPRLDHAPEGNMQGTGQEVETSPAIKLNISIESMFASGSSSLSREAREDFRTLAKTFADTDRKVLIVGHTDSTGDDRTNQQLSEERAKTVALLFQEEGIPVHSLYFKGAGASQPVASNDTVEGRAKNRRVEVIELEDEASVLTYAQLSTSNPESLPLSAPPRSDVAEKDNENSKQTKPSSQPPTFAKALRQDHSLDFGGKPVDQTGADIASLVGAEKDSGGLLGNVSIFSKAFASDDLSENPLLTTSCIADSYREQGEVKSLSTGTSTRRSIGDYAPGLYSTSWSEKLNSHLVAMTHVAVSRDGDTDPGTPDVFVFANFKPGQEKPTIEAVGKPRTYMGEAGILYRVFMSKEAWPIRCIDLVFDQKSPEKAAYGRLYYDKDGKVYAASYMPTLVRSGS; this is encoded by the coding sequence TTGAGAGGCAAGAAGCTAGTTGCCCTGGTTGCATCCACGGCACTGATTTCTGGTTGTGTAACCACCGGACATGATTCCGGCCCCATGAAATCGGAAAATGCCTGTGAGTATGACACAACCACCTATATTGCGGCCGGCGCAGTCGCCGGCGCCGTACTCGGCCTGATTATTGGAGGCAAAAAGAACCGTGCCGCAGGAGCTTTAATCGGAACAGCCGTCGGCGGCATCGCAGGAAAGGCAACACAAAGCTATCTCGAATCTAGGTGCAGGCGCCTGGCTGAAGCGAAGAAACAGCTGAAGGTCGCTACAGTAGAGACAGAGCAGATTCAGGTTCCTCGACTGGACCATGCCCCAGAAGGCAATATGCAAGGTACCGGGCAGGAAGTCGAAACCAGCCCTGCTATCAAGCTGAATATCTCTATCGAAAGTATGTTTGCCAGCGGCAGTTCCTCCCTGAGCCGTGAAGCACGCGAGGACTTCAGAACCCTGGCAAAAACCTTCGCAGATACCGACCGAAAGGTTCTGATCGTCGGCCACACGGATTCAACCGGTGACGACAGGACGAACCAGCAGCTGTCAGAGGAACGCGCGAAGACTGTCGCCCTCCTATTTCAGGAAGAAGGCATTCCGGTCCATTCCCTTTATTTCAAGGGCGCAGGCGCAAGCCAGCCTGTTGCCAGCAATGACACAGTCGAAGGGCGTGCCAAAAATCGTCGTGTCGAAGTCATCGAACTCGAAGACGAAGCGAGCGTCCTGACCTACGCCCAACTCTCAACGTCGAACCCCGAAAGCCTGCCCTTGTCCGCTCCGCCCCGTAGTGATGTCGCTGAGAAAGACAACGAAAACAGCAAGCAAACAAAACCGTCGTCTCAACCGCCCACATTTGCCAAGGCGCTGCGCCAAGACCACTCCCTTGATTTCGGCGGGAAACCAGTGGACCAAACCGGCGCAGACATAGCCTCTCTCGTTGGTGCGGAGAAAGACAGTGGGGGCTTATTGGGCAATGTTTCGATCTTCTCGAAGGCCTTTGCAAGTGACGACCTCTCCGAAAATCCCCTGCTAACCACCAGCTGCATTGCTGATAGTTATCGAGAGCAAGGTGAGGTCAAATCGTTATCAACCGGGACGTCGACAAGACGGTCTATCGGTGACTATGCACCCGGCCTCTACTCGACATCCTGGTCTGAAAAGCTGAATAGCCACTTGGTTGCCATGACGCATGTCGCCGTGTCGCGTGACGGCGACACGGACCCTGGCACACCGGACGTGTTCGTTTTCGCCAATTTCAAGCCGGGCCAGGAAAAACCGACCATCGAGGCAGTTGGGAAGCCCCGAACTTACATGGGAGAGGCAGGTATCCTTTACCGCGTCTTCATGAGTAAAGAAGCTTGGCCTATTCGCTGTATTGACCTGGTTTTCGATCAAAAATCACCAGAGAAGGCAGCCTACGGGCGCCTCTATTACGACAAGGACGGTAAGGTTTACGCCGCCTCCTATATGCCCACCCTCGTCCGTTCGGGCAGTTGA
- a CDS encoding restriction endonuclease subunit S, whose protein sequence is MAWNTVKLSSLACLAKRSEPVEPTKKYRQVGVRLWGAGAYERDTITGAETRYSALSRLKEDDIIVNKIWARNGSVSVVSKELHGCFVSPEFPLYVIDQTALLPRFFYWFTKSHLLWEQCDKLSRGTSGQNRLKPQAFLNVSIPIPPLDEQRDLVCRLDEVQAKLREREAELEVVEREANAMLFNAFQEIIDGVKYRPLSEVAPLVRRPVEVLLDGEYPELGVRSFGKGTFHKPTLTGADVGNKRLFEIHKGDLLFNIVFAWEGAIAVPGAEDHGRVGSHRFLTCVPKNELALAEFLRFYLLTPEGLQKVGEASPGGAGRNRTLGIKKAEKIHVPVPDIDVQRRFVELCAQVEQVRAIRAATAKDTQALIPAMLHEIFERRANTSHSAPVTSEANVIQIPTTQDTVIDTSFKEAVLVGAIIRAFQEDNGQPIGNFRLQKAVYFARRHMGERVLDKNYLRKAAGPYNPTMRYSGGIKIATEKNWVKRATGKFGEGNAPGDTAAEMDEWIERYKFAPTAAWVRDRFKYKSNDIWEMLATIDYAILALDHEGTRPTPAAVLSYIEADDEWRPKIEKLRLTEASIQNAMVELETLFVNAGE, encoded by the coding sequence GTGGCCTGGAATACAGTGAAATTATCTTCGTTAGCGTGTCTGGCTAAACGTTCAGAGCCAGTAGAGCCGACGAAGAAGTATCGACAAGTTGGGGTCCGTCTGTGGGGAGCAGGAGCATACGAGCGTGATACCATAACAGGTGCTGAAACCCGTTACAGCGCTTTGTCTCGGCTCAAGGAGGACGATATTATCGTCAATAAGATTTGGGCGCGAAATGGCAGTGTAAGTGTAGTTAGTAAGGAATTGCACGGTTGCTTTGTTTCGCCGGAATTTCCTCTCTATGTGATAGATCAAACTGCGTTGCTTCCTAGATTTTTCTATTGGTTCACCAAGTCACATTTGCTTTGGGAGCAATGTGACAAACTTTCTCGCGGGACGAGTGGACAAAACAGACTAAAGCCACAAGCGTTTCTCAACGTCTCAATACCTATTCCACCACTCGATGAACAGCGAGATCTTGTTTGTAGGCTAGACGAAGTGCAAGCGAAACTGAGGGAACGAGAAGCCGAATTAGAGGTGGTCGAACGCGAAGCCAACGCTATGCTGTTCAACGCGTTCCAAGAAATCATCGACGGTGTAAAGTACCGACCGCTTTCCGAAGTAGCACCGCTCGTGCGGCGCCCCGTCGAAGTCCTTCTTGATGGGGAATACCCAGAGCTAGGTGTGCGTTCTTTCGGCAAGGGTACTTTTCACAAACCAACGCTTACTGGTGCCGATGTGGGCAACAAGCGCCTATTCGAAATTCACAAAGGTGATTTGCTTTTTAACATCGTGTTCGCATGGGAGGGCGCAATCGCAGTCCCTGGAGCTGAAGATCATGGTCGCGTCGGATCGCATCGCTTTTTGACTTGCGTTCCCAAGAACGAACTCGCCTTGGCGGAGTTCCTGCGGTTCTATCTTCTCACTCCAGAAGGGCTACAAAAGGTTGGTGAAGCCTCGCCCGGTGGGGCCGGGCGGAACCGGACATTGGGGATCAAGAAGGCGGAGAAAATTCACGTTCCTGTCCCCGATATTGACGTTCAGCGGCGATTTGTAGAGCTATGTGCTCAAGTCGAACAGGTGCGTGCCATTAGGGCCGCGACTGCTAAAGACACACAAGCCCTTATTCCCGCGATGTTGCATGAGATTTTCGAACGGCGAGCGAATACATCTCACTCTGCTCCCGTGACATCAGAAGCAAACGTTATCCAAATTCCCACCACACAGGACACAGTTATCGACACGTCATTCAAGGAAGCGGTGCTTGTTGGGGCTATCATTAGAGCGTTCCAGGAAGACAACGGCCAGCCGATAGGTAACTTCAGACTTCAAAAAGCAGTTTATTTCGCGCGTCGCCATATGGGAGAGCGCGTGCTCGACAAAAATTACCTGAGGAAGGCCGCAGGCCCCTATAATCCCACTATGCGCTATTCCGGTGGCATCAAGATTGCCACGGAGAAGAATTGGGTCAAACGGGCGACCGGAAAATTTGGAGAAGGCAACGCGCCGGGCGACACCGCCGCAGAAATGGATGAGTGGATAGAACGCTATAAGTTCGCGCCTACCGCCGCGTGGGTTCGCGACCGTTTCAAATACAAGTCCAACGACATATGGGAGATGCTTGCGACCATAGACTATGCCATACTGGCGCTCGATCACGAGGGCACACGCCCAACTCCAGCAGCGGTCCTTTCCTACATCGAAGCCGACGATGAGTGGCGCCCTAAGATCGAAAAGCTACGCCTCACCGAAGCCTCGATCCAAAACGCGATGGTCGAGCTCGAAACTTTGTTTGTGAACGCCGGTGAGTAG